The Maylandia zebra isolate NMK-2024a linkage group LG4, Mzebra_GT3a, whole genome shotgun sequence genome includes a window with the following:
- the gpr139 gene encoding putative G-protein coupled receptor 139: MEHSHFPVFPPNGSTWSTGQNPSEAAQGCPLGPLPVIYYSVLLCLGLPANILTVVILSQLVLRRQKSSYNYLLALAAADILVLFLIVFVDFILEDFILAAPLPPSLNNAVQVLEFSSIHTSIWITVPLTIDRYIAVCHPLRYHTVSYPARTRRVIFAVYVGCLVSAAPYYWWPEFWHSLPGLGSSDRGGGGREGEGGGEEGDKRTVAQHILVWAHCATVYLLPCTVFFSLNAVIVRKLRRRRSCFRLRGYSTGKTTAILLAITSIFAVLWAPRTLVILYHFYSSPPVSQTASRLLHVLTDLANMLALLNTGINFFLYCFISKRFRSMAANVLRALVHCRKQPPPFYASHNFSITSSPWISPANSHCIKMLVYQYDKNGKPICISS, encoded by the exons ATGGAGCACAGCCACTTCCCTGTTTTTCCCCCAAACGGGAGCACCTGGAGCACAGGGCAGAATCCCTCTGAAGCTGCCCAGGGATGCCCTCTCGGACCACTACCCGTCATCTATTATAGTGTCCTGCTCTGTCTTGGCCTACCAG CTAACATCCTGACTGTGGTAATCCTGTCCCAGCTGGTGCTGCGTCGTCAGAAGTCCTCCTACAATTATCTCCTGGCTCTGGCAGCCGCCGACATCCTCGTTCTGTTCCTCATTGTTTTTGTTGACTTTATATTGGAGGATTTTATTTTGGCAGCGCCGCTGCCTCCGTCATTAAATAACGCAGTTCAGGTGCTGGAGTTTTCCTCCATCCACACCTCCATCTGGATCACCGTGCCTCTTACCATTGATCGTTACATCGCTGTTTGTCACCCTCTGCGCTACCACACGGTCTCCTACCCAGCCCGCACACGCAGAGTGATATTCGCCGTCTACGTTGGATGCTTGGTCTCTGCAGCTCCCTACTACTGGTGGCCTGAGTTTTGGCACAGCCTTCCTGGACTGGGTAGTAGTGATCGAGGAGGGGGCGgaagagaaggagaaggaggaggagaagagggcGACAAAAGAACGGTGGCCCAGCACATCCTTGTGTGGGCCCACTGTGCCACCGTGTACCTCCTACCCTGCACGGTCTTCTTTTCCCTTAATGCCGTCATTGTGCGTAAGCTGCGCAGACGCCGTAGCTGTTTCCGTCTGCGTGGTTATTCAACCGGCAAGACCACCGCCATCCTCCTCGCCATCACCTCCATTTTTGCTGTTCTGTGGGCACCGCGCACCCTCGTGATCCTCTACCACTTCTACTCGTCTCCCCCGGTATCACAAACTGCCAGCCGTCTGCTCCATGTACTCACGGATCTGGCAAACATGCTAGCACTGCTCAACACCGGGATCAACTTCTTCCTCTACTGCTTCATCAGCAAGCGTTTCCGGAGCATGGCGGCCAATGTGCTGCGAGCCTTGGTCCACTGCCGGAAGCAGCCGCCGCCATTCTACGCCAGCCACAACTTCTCCATCACAAGCAGTCCCTGGATCTCACCAGCCAACTCCCACTGCATCAAGATGCTGGTGTACCAGTATGACAAAAATGGGAAGCCCATCTGCATTTCCTCTTGA
- the proza gene encoding protein Z, vitamin K-dependent plasma glycoprotein a codes for MHFVTTPAAVLCLLAGASVAIHAPETVFLDKEQATSLISRQKRNTPSTLEQACMEKVCSYEEARKFFQDTYRTDIFWSVYVDGDQCAEKPCKNGAMCSDSVGGFDCVCKSGFTGALCEKDETLCTLEKDQGCSQFCKPGYISYECSCARGWKLNTDKKQCVPQVEYPCGKAVRLQQLQGKLSRISTSNPEGIACLSSECPWQAVLVSSESAGFCSGVILKENFVLTTAQCAKKYSSFQVVVGKDSSSNTDQQTLYVKVIHVHPRYVEGRPENDLAVIELRDRIIFKRHMIAACLPERDFAESVLMAGDYTTVVTGWKEPQQGSAFQGSLTLNTLVYNKLPMCLETHGNLMTNKMGCTAPRENAGCTMSSGSPLLTLYRDVFFLTGVVSQPTGADCSKGYIFQKVSRHLGWLRQRIGSR; via the exons ATGCACTTCGTGACCACACCTGCTGCGGTGCTGTGTCTGCTGGCTGGGGCATCGGTGGCCATTCACGCCCCTGAGACAG TTTTTTTGGACAAGGAGCAGGCAACCTCCTTAATCTCCCGTCAGAAGAGAAATACACCTTCCACTCTGGAGCAGGCTTGCATGGAGAAGGTGTGCAGCTACGAGGAGGCCAGAAAGTTCTTCCAAGACACATACCGCACG GATATCTTCTGGTCAGTCTACGTTG ATGGAGATCAGTGCGCAGAGAAGCCCTGCAAGAATGGAGCCATGTGTTCAGACAGCGTTGGAGGCTTTGATTGTGTCTGTAAGTCGGGTTTCACTGGAGCCCTCTGCGAGAAAG ACGAGACTCTGTGCACTCTGGAAAAGGACCAGGGCTGCTCTCAGTTCTGTAAACCAGGCTACATATCCTACGAATGCTCCTGCGCCCGTGGGTGGAAGCTCAACACAGACAAGAAACAGTGTGTGCCTCAAG TCGAGTACCCCTGCGGTAAGGCGGTCCGTCTACAACAGTTGCAAGGCAAATTGTCCAGAATCAGCACCAGCAACCCTGAAGGAATTGCCTGTTTGTCATCAGAATGTCCGTGGCAG GCTGTTCTGGTGAGTTCAGAGTCTGCAGGTTTCTGTAGCGGAGTCATACTGAAGGAGAACTTTGTCCTGACTACAGCTCAGTGTGCCAAAAAATACTCATCCTTCCAGGTGGTTGTTG GTAAAGACAGCAGCAGTAATACTGACCAACAGACGCTGTATGTTAAAGTGATTCATGTCCACCCGCGCTATGTGGAAGGTCGCCCTGAAAACGACCTGGCTGTGATTGAGCTCCGCGACCGCATCATCTTTAAAAGACACATGATTGCTGCCTGTCTGCCAGAACGAGACTTTGCTGAGAGCGTTTTGATGGCAGGTGACTACACAACGGTGGTCACTGGCTGGAAGGAACCACAGCAGGGGTCTGCTTTCCAGGGCTCGCTCACTCTTAACACCCTGGTGTACAACAAGCTTCCCATGTGTCTGGAAACTCACGGAAACTTGATGACCAACAAGATGGGCTGCACTGCACCTCGTGAGAACGCCGGCTGCACCATGAGCTCCGGCAGCCCCCTGCTCACCCTGTACAGGGACGTGTTCTTCCTCACTGGTGTGGTGAGTCAGCCAACAGGGGCCGACTGCAGCAAAGGATACATCTTCCAGAAGGTGTCGCGCCACCTCGGCTGGCTGCGGCAAAGAATAGGTTCACGTTAG